In Arthrobacter citreus, a genomic segment contains:
- a CDS encoding regulatory protein RecX — translation MDTQSDGFSGPEASSGKPAAARTREADPYATARNIVLRQLTNSPKSRRQLAVKLAEKDIPDEVVQAVLDRFEEVQLVDDADFAHRWVASRSQSKGLARGALRRELADKGIAGELAEEALEQVTDEDELAAARALAQRKLQPSVDLTDRSARDKQVRRLVSMLARKGYSPSVGYRVVNEVIGDSLDQQPEDAWAEP, via the coding sequence ATGGATACGCAGAGTGACGGGTTTTCCGGACCGGAGGCATCGTCCGGGAAACCCGCCGCTGCACGGACCCGCGAGGCGGATCCCTATGCAACAGCACGGAACATCGTGCTTCGGCAGCTCACCAACTCACCCAAGAGCCGGCGCCAGCTGGCGGTGAAACTGGCGGAAAAGGACATTCCTGACGAGGTTGTGCAGGCTGTCCTGGACCGCTTCGAAGAAGTGCAGTTAGTGGACGACGCCGACTTCGCCCACAGGTGGGTGGCCAGCCGGTCCCAGTCCAAAGGCCTTGCCCGCGGCGCGCTGAGGCGTGAACTGGCCGACAAGGGGATTGCGGGAGAACTGGCCGAAGAGGCGCTCGAGCAGGTCACCGACGAGGATGAACTGGCGGCGGCGCGGGCCCTGGCGCAGCGGAAACTGCAGCCCTCGGTTGACCTGACGGACCGTTCCGCCCGGGACAAGCAGGTCCGGCGGCTGGTTTCCATGCTGGCCCGCAAGGGCTACTCGCCCTCGGTGGGCTACCGCGTGGTCAACGAGGTTATTGGTGACAGCCTCGACCAACAACCCGAAGACGCCTGGGCGGAACCATAG
- the pgsA gene encoding CDP-diacylglycerol--glycerol-3-phosphate 3-phosphatidyltransferase has protein sequence MSNSTSGNVPVLNIANVLTVIRILMVPLFIWLLLSDDGRDGLYRWLAVATFAVAIYTDKLDGDLARSRGLITDFGKIADPIADKLLIGSALVMLSALGELWWWVTIVILVREIGITVLRFVVIRYGVMAASRGGKLKTVVQTLAIFLLLLPLTTWLGAWAWWIGAVVMAAALVITVVTGVDYIIQAVKLRRRALQNPGNR, from the coding sequence GTGAGCAACTCTACTTCCGGGAATGTCCCCGTCCTGAACATCGCCAACGTGCTGACGGTCATCAGGATCCTGATGGTTCCCCTGTTTATCTGGCTGCTCCTGTCCGATGACGGGCGGGACGGACTGTACCGCTGGCTTGCGGTGGCAACCTTCGCGGTGGCCATTTACACGGACAAGCTCGACGGCGACCTGGCCCGCAGCCGCGGCCTCATCACCGACTTCGGCAAGATCGCCGATCCGATTGCGGACAAGCTGTTGATCGGTTCGGCCTTGGTGATGCTCTCCGCGCTGGGTGAGCTGTGGTGGTGGGTGACCATCGTGATCCTGGTCCGCGAAATCGGCATTACCGTGCTCCGGTTCGTCGTGATCCGCTACGGCGTGATGGCGGCATCGCGCGGCGGCAAGCTCAAGACCGTCGTCCAAACCCTGGCCATCTTCCTTCTGCTCCTGCCGCTGACCACCTGGCTGGGCGCCTGGGCGTGGTGGATCGGGGCCGTCGTCATGGCCGCCGCCCTCGTCATCACGGTGGTGACCGGGGTGGACTACATCATCCAGGCGGTCAAGCTGCGCCGGCGGGCCCTGCAGAACCCGGGCAACCGGTGA
- the recA gene encoding recombinase RecA: MAAAVDRAKALEAALAQIDKQYGKGSIMRLGDEVRAPAETISTSSIALDLALGIGGLPRGRVVEIYGPESSGKTTLALHVVANAQKNGGIAAFIDAEHALDPIYAARLGVDTDSLLVSQPDTGEQALEIMDMLIGSGSVDVVVIDSVAALVPRAEIEGDMGDSHVGLQARLMSQALRKIAGRLSHTNTTAIFINQLREKIGVMFGSPETTTGGKALKFYASVRIDVRRIETLKEGTVPVGNRTRAKIVKNKMAPPFKQAEFDIIYGTGISREGGLIDMGVEHGFVKKSGAWFTYDGDQLGQGKENARKFLRDNPELTDELERRLREKLGIDGPKEEAPAEPKLKAVPKDS; the protein is encoded by the coding sequence ATGGCAGCAGCAGTCGACCGCGCAAAGGCTCTTGAAGCAGCGCTGGCCCAGATCGATAAGCAGTACGGCAAGGGCTCGATTATGCGGCTCGGAGACGAGGTTCGCGCTCCGGCGGAGACCATCTCCACCAGTTCCATCGCCCTTGACCTTGCACTGGGCATAGGAGGGCTTCCCCGCGGCCGCGTGGTGGAGATCTATGGACCCGAATCCTCGGGTAAGACCACACTGGCGCTGCACGTGGTTGCCAACGCGCAGAAGAACGGCGGCATCGCGGCCTTCATCGACGCCGAGCACGCCCTGGATCCGATCTACGCCGCACGCCTGGGCGTGGACACGGACTCGCTGCTGGTGTCACAGCCGGACACCGGTGAGCAGGCGCTGGAAATCATGGACATGCTGATTGGTTCGGGATCCGTTGACGTGGTGGTCATCGACTCCGTGGCAGCGCTGGTACCCCGCGCCGAAATTGAAGGCGACATGGGCGACAGCCACGTGGGCCTGCAGGCGCGGCTCATGAGCCAGGCGCTCCGGAAGATTGCCGGACGCCTGAGCCACACCAACACCACCGCCATCTTCATCAACCAGCTTCGCGAGAAGATCGGTGTGATGTTCGGAAGCCCGGAGACCACCACGGGCGGCAAGGCGTTGAAGTTCTACGCCTCCGTCCGCATCGATGTCCGCCGCATCGAAACGCTCAAGGAAGGCACGGTTCCGGTGGGCAACCGGACCCGCGCCAAGATCGTCAAGAACAAAATGGCCCCGCCCTTCAAGCAGGCCGAGTTTGACATCATCTACGGCACCGGCATCTCCCGCGAGGGCGGGCTGATTGACATGGGCGTGGAGCATGGTTTCGTCAAGAAGTCCGGTGCCTGGTTCACCTATGACGGTGACCAGCTGGGCCAGGGCAAGGAAAATGCCCGCAAGTTCCTGCGGGATAACCCCGAGCTGACGGATGAACTGGAACGCCGGCTCCGGGAGAAGCTCGGCATCGACGGTCCCAAGGAAGAAGCTCCGGCTGAGCCGAAGCTGAAGGCCGTTCCGAAGGACTCCTAG
- the dapA gene encoding 4-hydroxy-tetrahydrodipicolinate synthase produces MADSDIRALPFGTLVTAMVTPFTEDGAVDFDATAKLANKLVEDGCDGLVVSGTTGETSTLEDSEKEDLFRVVAETVGGRAKVIAGTGTNHTSHSVEMARRALRAGADAQLVVTPYYNKPTQAGVVAHFEAVAAATDLPIMIYDIPGRAGIAISTDTMVRLANIPAVMALKDAKADFAAVTRVIANTTLDVYAGDDGLTLPWMAAGAVGVVSVSAHVATAQFRALVDAAAAGDFATARRIHFELDPVVRAVMTHIPGAVSAKQILKLQGTIPNAGVRLPLVAPDAVEMETVLTDLAEAGWDFSRDFSEGKA; encoded by the coding sequence ATGGCTGACTCTGATATTCGTGCACTTCCGTTTGGAACCCTCGTCACCGCCATGGTGACACCGTTCACCGAGGACGGAGCCGTGGACTTTGACGCCACGGCAAAACTCGCCAACAAGCTCGTCGAAGACGGCTGCGACGGGCTGGTGGTGTCCGGAACCACGGGAGAAACCTCCACCCTGGAGGACAGCGAAAAGGAAGACCTGTTCCGCGTTGTCGCTGAAACCGTCGGCGGCCGCGCCAAGGTCATTGCCGGCACCGGCACCAACCACACCTCCCATTCGGTGGAAATGGCCCGCCGTGCACTGCGCGCCGGTGCCGATGCGCAGCTGGTCGTGACGCCGTATTACAACAAGCCCACGCAGGCCGGCGTCGTCGCGCACTTCGAAGCCGTGGCCGCCGCCACCGACCTGCCAATCATGATCTATGACATCCCCGGCCGCGCCGGCATTGCCATCTCCACCGACACAATGGTCCGCCTGGCCAACATTCCGGCCGTCATGGCCCTGAAGGACGCCAAAGCCGACTTCGCCGCCGTGACCCGGGTTATTGCCAACACCACCCTTGACGTTTACGCCGGCGACGACGGCCTGACCCTGCCGTGGATGGCAGCCGGAGCAGTTGGCGTCGTCAGCGTTTCGGCCCACGTGGCCACGGCGCAGTTCCGCGCCCTGGTGGACGCCGCAGCCGCGGGGGACTTCGCCACCGCCCGGCGGATCCACTTTGAACTCGATCCCGTGGTGCGGGCCGTCATGACGCACATCCCCGGAGCCGTCTCCGCCAAGCAGATCCTGAAGCTGCAGGGCACCATCCCCAACGCCGGTGTCCGGCTGCCGCTGGTGGCGCCCGACGCCGTCGAAATGGAAACCGTGCTGACGGACCTGGCCGAGGCGGGATGGGACTTTTCCCGGGACTTTTCGGAAGGCAAGGCGTAA
- a CDS encoding DUF3046 domain-containing protein: protein MRLSDFWRLMDDEFGPAYSRVLASDLVLGSLGGKTAAEALSGGTEPKAVWLAVCDVQDVPPERRLGRDIAPKK, encoded by the coding sequence ATGCGACTTAGTGATTTCTGGCGGCTCATGGACGATGAATTCGGTCCGGCATATTCCCGGGTCCTGGCATCCGATCTGGTGCTGGGGTCCCTCGGCGGCAAGACGGCGGCCGAGGCGCTCAGCGGCGGAACCGAGCCCAAGGCCGTGTGGCTGGCGGTGTGCGACGTTCAGGATGTACCGCCCGAGCGCCGCCTGGGACGCGATATCGCACCCAAAAAATAG
- a CDS encoding heparan-alpha-glucosaminide N-acetyltransferase domain-containing protein has product MIGRRLTGIDAARGIALLGMMATHIFPLYDEQTGDATWTGLVFSGRSSALFAVVAGIGLALLTGGSQPRTGRALSADRRGIAVRALIIALVGLTLGGLDTSIAIILFHYGILFLLALPFVGMGLPRLAVWAGAWLLLSPVLAYLIRPWLAAAVEPSTLDSNVSWESFLEPGTLFADVLFTGFYPAVQWLSYLLIGLVIGRLRLAELPVQVGLVAAGIVAAAGAKFLSYYLLVDRGGFEALLETNSGRIWPLARMMEVNLAGVEQTGSWWWLAVSGPHSGTPLDLLHTAGTAAAVVGVCLLLTRAQPNLLLPLSAAGAMTLTLYSVHVWVMSVTDAQPVPPEPVWLFWISAVVAAGIGIAFTRLGSRGPLEMVTHGASQLARHGSLSGK; this is encoded by the coding sequence ATGATCGGACGGCGGCTTACGGGCATCGATGCGGCCCGGGGCATAGCCCTTCTGGGCATGATGGCAACCCACATCTTTCCCCTGTATGACGAGCAGACCGGAGACGCCACCTGGACGGGGCTGGTGTTTTCGGGGCGTTCCTCTGCCCTTTTCGCTGTGGTGGCGGGAATCGGCCTGGCGCTGCTCACCGGCGGCAGCCAGCCCCGGACCGGACGGGCACTGTCCGCGGACCGGCGCGGAATCGCCGTGCGGGCCCTGATTATCGCCCTGGTCGGTTTGACGCTGGGCGGACTGGATACGTCCATCGCCATCATCCTGTTCCACTACGGCATCCTGTTCCTGCTGGCCCTGCCCTTTGTCGGCATGGGCCTGCCCCGGCTCGCCGTCTGGGCCGGCGCCTGGCTGCTGCTCTCCCCCGTCCTGGCCTATCTGATCCGCCCGTGGCTGGCGGCCGCCGTCGAACCCTCGACCCTTGACTCGAACGTCAGCTGGGAGTCCTTCCTGGAACCGGGGACTTTGTTCGCGGATGTCCTGTTCACCGGTTTTTATCCGGCGGTGCAGTGGCTGAGCTACCTGTTGATCGGGCTGGTGATTGGACGGCTCCGGCTTGCCGAGCTGCCGGTGCAGGTGGGGCTCGTTGCCGCCGGGATTGTGGCCGCCGCCGGAGCCAAATTCCTGAGCTACTACCTGCTGGTGGACCGGGGCGGTTTTGAGGCCCTGCTGGAAACCAACTCCGGGCGCATCTGGCCCCTGGCCCGGATGATGGAGGTCAACCTTGCCGGCGTGGAGCAGACGGGCTCCTGGTGGTGGCTGGCCGTCAGCGGACCGCACTCAGGGACCCCGCTGGATCTGCTGCACACCGCCGGCACCGCGGCCGCCGTCGTCGGCGTTTGCCTGCTGCTCACGAGGGCCCAGCCAAACCTGCTGCTTCCACTCTCGGCCGCCGGAGCCATGACCCTGACCCTGTACAGCGTCCATGTGTGGGTCATGTCCGTCACGGATGCCCAGCCGGTGCCGCCGGAGCCGGTGTGGCTGTTTTGGATCTCGGCGGTGGTGGCCGCCGGCATCGGGATTGCCTTCACCCGGCTCGGCTCGCGCGGCCCGCTGGAGATGGTCACGCACGGTGCATCACAGCTGGCCCGGCACGGGTCCCTCAGCGGCAAGTAG
- a CDS encoding helix-turn-helix transcriptional regulator, protein MVKQPVSVNGVIRWRDVGLAEDARREPKERKMVVLRHEIGDVLRDVRQRQGRTLREVSHSARVSLGYLSEVERGQKEASSELLSSICTALDVPLSLMLREVSDRVASAEGIAIPDTVPSEFSREFAREFPEDMARDLARTP, encoded by the coding sequence ATGGTTAAGCAACCCGTATCCGTGAACGGCGTTATTCGCTGGCGGGATGTAGGGTTGGCGGAAGATGCACGCCGGGAGCCAAAGGAGCGCAAAATGGTTGTTCTTCGTCATGAAATTGGCGACGTACTGCGCGATGTCCGTCAGCGTCAGGGTCGTACCCTGCGCGAGGTCTCGCACAGCGCACGCGTTTCGCTTGGCTACCTCAGCGAGGTCGAACGGGGTCAGAAGGAAGCCTCGTCTGAACTTCTTTCCTCGATCTGCACCGCGCTGGACGTGCCCCTGTCTCTGATGCTTCGTGAGGTCAGCGACCGGGTGGCGAGTGCAGAAGGCATCGCCATACCCGACACAGTTCCCTCGGAATTCTCGCGCGAGTTTGCCCGCGAATTTCCGGAGGATATGGCCCGGGATCTGGCCCGCACACCGTAG
- a CDS encoding ribonuclease J: MTETAVTRISTPPALEEGTLRIVPLGGLGEIGRNMAVFEINGKLLIVDCGVLFPEETQPGVDLILPDFSYIEDRLDDVVGVVLTHGHEDHIGAVPYLLRLKHDIPLIGSQLTLALIEAKLQEHRIKPFTLTVTEGQIEQFGPFECEFVAVNHSIPDALAVFIRTAGGTVLHTGDFKMDQLPLDGRITDLRAFARLGEEGVDLYMADSTNADVPGFTTAEREIGPVLEALFGKVRKRIIVASFSSHIHRVQQVLDAAAAHNRKVCFVGRSMVRNMAIAEKLGYLNVPAGILVDLKNVDDMPDDQLVLMSTGSQGEPMAALSRMANGDHRIRIGRGDTVILASSLIPGNENAVFRVINGLMKLGADVVHKGNAKIHVSGHASAGELLYTYNILQPKNAMPVHGETRHLIANGKLAEATGVPAQNIILADDGTVVDLRDGKARVVGAVECGFVYVDGSSVGEITDTDLKDRVILGEEGFISVITVVNRSTGTIVSGPEIHARGFAEDDAVFDEIKPKISKALEEAVTSNKDHTTYQLQQVVRRVVGTWVNRRLRRRPMIVPVVLEA, from the coding sequence ATGACTGAAACCGCAGTGACGAGAATCAGCACACCGCCGGCCCTGGAAGAGGGCACGCTGAGGATCGTTCCCCTCGGCGGCCTCGGCGAGATCGGCCGGAACATGGCCGTGTTCGAAATCAACGGCAAGCTGCTGATCGTGGACTGCGGTGTCCTGTTCCCGGAGGAGACCCAGCCGGGTGTGGACCTGATCCTGCCCGACTTCTCCTACATTGAAGACCGGCTCGACGACGTCGTGGGCGTGGTGCTCACACACGGCCACGAGGACCACATTGGTGCCGTCCCGTACCTGCTGCGCCTGAAGCACGACATCCCGCTGATCGGTTCCCAGCTCACGCTGGCCCTGATCGAGGCCAAGCTCCAGGAACACCGGATCAAGCCCTTCACACTCACGGTGACCGAAGGCCAGATCGAACAGTTCGGTCCGTTCGAGTGCGAGTTCGTGGCCGTGAACCACTCCATTCCGGATGCCCTGGCCGTGTTCATCCGGACCGCCGGCGGCACCGTGCTCCACACCGGCGACTTCAAGATGGACCAGCTGCCCCTGGACGGGCGCATCACTGACCTGCGCGCCTTCGCCCGGCTGGGCGAAGAGGGCGTGGACCTGTACATGGCTGACTCCACCAACGCCGACGTCCCGGGTTTCACCACGGCTGAGCGGGAAATCGGCCCGGTGCTGGAGGCCCTGTTCGGCAAGGTGCGCAAGCGCATCATCGTGGCTTCCTTCTCCTCCCACATCCACCGCGTGCAGCAGGTGCTCGACGCCGCGGCGGCACACAACCGCAAGGTGTGCTTTGTGGGCCGGTCGATGGTGCGCAACATGGCCATTGCCGAGAAGCTGGGCTACCTGAATGTCCCCGCCGGAATCCTCGTGGACCTGAAAAACGTGGACGACATGCCCGATGACCAGCTGGTGCTGATGTCCACCGGGTCCCAGGGCGAGCCGATGGCCGCACTCTCGCGCATGGCCAACGGCGACCACCGGATCCGCATCGGGCGCGGTGACACGGTGATCCTGGCGTCATCGCTGATTCCCGGCAACGAAAACGCCGTCTTCCGGGTGATCAACGGGCTGATGAAGCTCGGCGCGGACGTGGTCCACAAGGGCAACGCCAAGATCCACGTCTCGGGCCACGCCTCGGCCGGGGAACTGCTGTACACCTACAACATCCTGCAGCCCAAAAACGCGATGCCGGTGCACGGTGAAACCCGCCACCTCATCGCCAACGGCAAGCTCGCCGAGGCCACCGGCGTCCCCGCGCAGAACATCATCCTGGCCGACGACGGCACTGTGGTGGACCTGCGCGACGGCAAGGCCCGGGTGGTGGGCGCCGTGGAATGCGGCTTCGTCTACGTTGACGGATCCAGCGTCGGAGAGATCACCGACACCGACCTCAAGGACCGTGTCATCCTCGGCGAGGAAGGCTTCATCTCGGTCATCACCGTGGTCAACCGCAGCACCGGAACGATCGTCTCCGGCCCGGAAATCCATGCCCGCGGCTTTGCCGAGGACGACGCCGTTTTTGACGAGATCAAGCCCAAGATCAGCAAGGCCCTGGAAGAAGCGGTCACCTCCAACAAGGACCACACCACGTACCAGCTGCAGCAGGTGGTACGCCGGGTGGTGGGCACCTGGGTCAACCGCCGCCTGCGCCGCCGGCCGATGATCGTACCGGTGGTCCTGGAAGCCTAG
- a CDS encoding DNA translocase FtsK codes for MATRTSPAARGAASGRSTSRNTGGTSGKSSGKTQPRGKATGRTGAAAKAQADAEQVPLPLRAIQGAWMGMARLAGAGVRKLGADVVPDRDVRRDGTGFFLILTALAVATVEWWALRGPVADIIHAGAAGTFGWMAVVVPFMLLTGSVRLFRYPERHHANSRISIGLVLVLFAGSGITHIVGGSPALSDGFDRLWASGGIVGFLVAGPLSAALTTWPVAILLGFLIFLGLLIITATPFRHIPLRLRGLYEHLMGQDLAPDDPEAHDQSYLYERDMRPAKAPKAPKKKSRMFGRNTDAEEDPAAEGFAGDEAFERAVLADEDEEAVAAAAAEPAIPPGVRRPTRSELATQKIRRAQGLPAGGFDGAEPPTEAISMVPEAGLSVSDATPPAGLPAVPAVPPVPARTVRNLTPATPIPQRTEQLQLSGDVTYTLPPSEFLPAGPPAKERSEANDAVVDALTNTLDQFKVEAHVTGFSRGPTVTRYEIELSPGTKVERVTALSKNISYAVASSDVRILSPIPGKSAIGIEIPNADKEVVALGDVLRSNAARKTEHPMVMGVGKDVEGGFVVANLAKMPHLLVAGATGAGKSSFVNSMITSILMRSTPDEVRMVMVDPKRVELTAYEGVPHLITPIITNPKKAAEALQWVVREMDTRYDDLANFGFKHIDDFNKAVKLGKVIPPAGSKRVVRAYPYLLVIVDELADLMMVAPRDVEDSIVRITQLARAAGIHLVLATQRPSVDVVTGLIKANVPSRMAFATSSVTDSRVVLDQPGAEKLLGQGDALFLPMGANKPIRVQGAWVTESEIHRVVEHVKGQLGAVYRDDVTVTAPKKQIEDDIGDDMDLLLQATELVVTTQFGSTSMLQRKLRVGFAKAGRLMDLLESRGVVGPSEGSKARDVMVKPDDLAATLAAISGGEAANGPGAAETAALAENANVNHGFEPEGPVDLVAQDLESRKQATEYYDGDAEGDEDGSEDAWNLTGR; via the coding sequence ATGGCCACTCGTACTTCCCCTGCCGCACGCGGCGCTGCTTCCGGCCGGAGCACCAGCCGGAACACCGGGGGCACCTCAGGAAAATCCTCCGGAAAAACCCAGCCGCGGGGCAAAGCGACCGGCCGCACGGGTGCCGCCGCCAAGGCCCAGGCCGACGCCGAGCAGGTGCCGCTGCCGCTGCGGGCGATCCAGGGTGCATGGATGGGGATGGCCAGGCTTGCCGGTGCCGGCGTCCGGAAACTCGGCGCCGACGTCGTTCCCGACCGTGACGTCCGCCGCGACGGAACCGGGTTTTTCCTCATTCTCACCGCACTGGCCGTGGCCACGGTCGAGTGGTGGGCGCTGCGGGGACCGGTGGCCGACATCATCCATGCGGGCGCGGCGGGCACCTTCGGCTGGATGGCCGTCGTCGTGCCGTTCATGCTCCTCACCGGCTCGGTTCGCCTCTTCCGCTACCCCGAACGCCACCACGCCAACAGCCGCATCAGCATTGGCCTGGTGTTGGTGCTGTTCGCCGGTTCGGGCATCACCCATATTGTGGGCGGTTCCCCGGCCCTGTCGGACGGATTTGACCGGCTGTGGGCCTCCGGCGGGATCGTGGGCTTCCTGGTGGCCGGTCCGCTGTCCGCAGCGCTGACCACCTGGCCCGTGGCCATCCTGCTGGGATTCCTGATCTTCCTGGGCCTGCTGATCATTACGGCCACTCCGTTCCGGCACATCCCGCTGCGCCTGCGCGGCCTCTATGAGCACCTCATGGGCCAGGACCTCGCTCCGGACGACCCCGAGGCGCACGACCAAAGCTACCTGTACGAGCGCGACATGCGGCCGGCAAAAGCACCGAAAGCGCCGAAGAAGAAGTCGCGGATGTTCGGCCGCAACACCGACGCCGAAGAAGATCCCGCGGCCGAGGGGTTCGCCGGTGACGAAGCCTTTGAACGCGCCGTCCTGGCCGATGAAGACGAAGAGGCCGTTGCCGCGGCGGCGGCCGAACCGGCCATCCCGCCGGGCGTGCGCCGGCCCACCCGGTCCGAACTGGCCACCCAGAAGATCCGGCGCGCCCAGGGCCTTCCGGCCGGGGGATTCGACGGCGCCGAGCCGCCCACCGAGGCCATCAGCATGGTTCCGGAAGCCGGCCTGTCGGTGTCGGATGCAACACCGCCCGCCGGACTGCCCGCAGTACCCGCGGTGCCGCCGGTTCCCGCACGCACGGTCCGGAACCTCACCCCGGCCACGCCCATTCCGCAGCGCACGGAGCAGCTGCAGCTGTCCGGCGACGTCACGTACACGCTGCCGCCGTCCGAGTTCCTGCCCGCCGGTCCGCCGGCCAAGGAGCGCTCCGAAGCCAACGACGCCGTCGTCGACGCCCTGACCAACACGCTGGACCAGTTCAAGGTTGAAGCGCACGTCACCGGTTTCAGCCGCGGCCCCACGGTCACGCGTTACGAGATTGAGCTGTCCCCGGGCACCAAGGTGGAGCGCGTCACCGCCCTGTCCAAGAACATTTCCTACGCTGTTGCGTCCTCTGACGTGCGCATCCTTTCGCCGATCCCGGGCAAGAGCGCCATCGGCATCGAAATCCCGAACGCGGACAAGGAAGTTGTTGCCCTGGGCGATGTCCTGCGCTCCAACGCCGCCCGCAAGACTGAACACCCCATGGTTATGGGCGTGGGCAAGGACGTCGAGGGCGGCTTCGTGGTGGCCAACCTGGCCAAGATGCCCCACCTCTTGGTGGCCGGCGCCACCGGCGCGGGTAAGTCCTCCTTCGTGAACTCCATGATCACCTCCATCCTGATGCGGTCCACGCCGGACGAGGTGCGGATGGTCATGGTGGACCCCAAGCGCGTGGAACTGACCGCCTATGAGGGCGTCCCGCACCTGATCACCCCGATCATCACCAACCCGAAAAAGGCCGCCGAAGCGCTGCAGTGGGTGGTCCGGGAGATGGACACCCGCTACGACGACCTGGCCAACTTCGGGTTCAAGCACATCGATGACTTCAACAAGGCCGTCAAGCTCGGCAAGGTCATCCCGCCGGCCGGCTCCAAGCGCGTTGTCCGCGCCTACCCGTACCTGCTGGTGATCGTGGACGAGCTCGCCGACCTCATGATGGTCGCCCCGCGCGACGTCGAAGACTCCATCGTGCGCATCACCCAGCTGGCACGCGCCGCCGGCATCCACCTGGTCCTGGCCACCCAGCGGCCCTCCGTTGACGTGGTCACCGGCCTGATCAAGGCCAACGTGCCCTCGCGCATGGCCTTCGCAACCTCCTCGGTCACCGACTCACGCGTGGTCCTGGACCAGCCAGGCGCCGAAAAGCTGCTCGGCCAGGGTGACGCCCTGTTCCTGCCGATGGGCGCCAACAAACCCATCCGCGTCCAGGGCGCCTGGGTCACCGAGTCCGAAATCCACCGCGTGGTGGAGCACGTCAAGGGCCAGCTCGGAGCCGTGTACCGCGACGACGTGACGGTCACCGCACCCAAAAAGCAGATCGAAGACGACATTGGCGACGACATGGACCTGCTGCTGCAGGCCACCGAACTCGTGGTCACCACGCAGTTCGGTTCCACGTCCATGCTCCAGCGCAAGCTGCGCGTCGGCTTCGCCAAGGCGGGCCGCCTGATGGACCTGCTGGAATCCCGCGGCGTCGTCGGGCCGTCCGAAGGCTCCAAGGCCCGCGACGTGATGGTAAAGCCTGACGATCTGGCCGCCACGCTGGCCGCGATCAGCGGGGGAGAAGCAGCCAACGGTCCCGGTGCCGCTGAGACGGCGGCGCTGGCGGAGAACGCCAACGTCAACCACGGGTTTGAGCCGGAGGGCCCGGTGGACCTCGTGGCGCAGGACCTGGAGAGCCGCAAGCAGGCCACCGAGTATTACGACGGCGATGCCGAGGGTGATGAAGACGGTTCCGAGGACGCCTGGAATCTAACCGGACGCTGA
- a CDS encoding CinA family protein has translation MSLSGTADAPAVVSAAAAAGMTLATAESLTAGLVAAGLGAVPGASAVLLGGVIAYANIVKKNVLGVDGGLLATAGSVDAEVARQMAAGARRVLGADIGVATTGAAGPEPHDGKPVGCVFIAVAAPDHTLVREFSFSGDRAAIRGQACDEALILLARVLADRP, from the coding sequence GTGAGTCTGTCCGGCACCGCCGATGCACCGGCCGTGGTGTCCGCAGCAGCCGCCGCCGGAATGACGCTGGCAACCGCGGAGTCGCTGACGGCCGGGCTCGTGGCTGCCGGGCTTGGTGCGGTTCCCGGCGCTTCCGCGGTGTTGCTGGGCGGCGTGATTGCATACGCCAACATTGTGAAGAAAAATGTCTTAGGGGTCGACGGCGGTCTGCTGGCTACTGCGGGATCGGTCGACGCCGAGGTGGCACGGCAGATGGCCGCCGGAGCGCGGCGGGTGCTGGGAGCGGATATCGGGGTTGCGACCACGGGCGCGGCCGGCCCCGAACCCCACGACGGCAAGCCTGTGGGCTGCGTCTTTATCGCCGTGGCGGCCCCGGACCACACCCTGGTTCGGGAATTTTCGTTTTCGGGGGACCGGGCAGCCATCCGCGGGCAGGCCTGCGACGAAGCACTGATACTGCTGGCCCGGGTCCTTGCGGACCGCCCCTAA
- a CDS encoding MarR family winged helix-turn-helix transcriptional regulator, translated as MTEQASSPPRPHEAAIETLEHELSVLWRRARSNSHKVAREVHPDMEPAAYGLLLLLQQQESMRLTDIAASIGIGKPSVSRQVVMLENLGLVQKHADPRDGRAQTISLTPAGALALARTQAARKDLFRTLLQDWKDDDLVQLGSLLIKLNASYARER; from the coding sequence ATGACCGAGCAGGCATCCTCCCCACCCCGGCCGCATGAAGCGGCAATCGAGACGCTGGAACACGAGCTGTCCGTGCTGTGGCGCCGTGCGCGGTCCAACTCGCACAAGGTGGCCCGCGAGGTGCACCCGGACATGGAACCGGCCGCTTACGGGCTCCTGCTGCTCCTGCAGCAGCAGGAGTCGATGCGCCTGACCGATATTGCCGCGAGCATCGGCATCGGCAAGCCATCAGTCAGCCGCCAGGTGGTCATGCTCGAGAACCTCGGGCTTGTCCAGAAGCACGCCGATCCCCGGGACGGCCGCGCGCAGACCATTTCCCTGACCCCGGCCGGAGCCCTGGCCCTTGCCCGCACCCAGGCCGCCCGCAAGGACCTCTTCCGCACGCTGCTCCAGGACTGGAAGGACGATGACCTGGTGCAGCTCGGTTCCCTGTTGATCAAACTGAATGCGTCCTACGCACGGGAACGCTGA